In the Rhododendron vialii isolate Sample 1 chromosome 2a, ASM3025357v1 genome, GCCTGGATGAAGCTTCACAAGCTTGTCGGCCATGAGCTGATCGAAGATTGCCTCGACTTGCCTGAAGATGATGCAAAGTCTGCCTTTTCCAACCTGCCAGCTTTTAAGAAATAAGGCTTCTTGTTGATCAACTCCGCGACAGCCACTTCTGCTTCATACCCAGGCTCTATCATGGCCACCTCATAATTGGGGTCCCTATAGTAGGTTCCCTTCGAGTCGGCCATGCGGTCTTGCTCCTGCCTTAAGATCCGCTCATATCTTGCTGCTTTGGCTGATAACTCAAAAAGATCCGTGAACTCCGCCTCGTagaacttcttcttcaattcgAAGCTTAGGCCATTTAACGCCAAACTCACATACTCCCTCTCGGGCAGGGAGACCTTGCACTTAAATCAAGCCTTCTTGAATCTGGCCAAATAAGTCTCCACTCCTTCGTCTGGTAGCTGGCACAAGCTTGAAAGGTCTGCCATTGTGACCTCTGGCTCCACCCTATAAAATTGTTGGTGGAATGCATCCTCCATTTGTCGCCAGGTCTGAATGGAGTTGGGAGACAAATTTATGTACCGAGTAAAGGCAGTGGCAGTCAAGGAGTTGGGAAACAACCTCAACTTCCACTTGTTCTTAGTCCCCGCCTCCCCACATTGAACTTGGAATCGAGCCACGTGTTCCACCGTCGATTCCTTTGCGTCTTCCCCAGAAAAAGTAAGGAACTCCGGTACTCGAAAACCTTTTGGGAATAGTAGTTGATCAACCTCGTCTGAGTGGGGCTTAGTATAGATAGGCCTCCCCATAGGCCTAAATTCTGGCCCTAACTGCTCCTGGAGCAACGCTATGATCTGGTCTCTGCCGGGTACCTCTTCGAGGGGGGGAGGCCTTGCATACTCCTAGGGTGGCAGCCTGATCTGCACAGCGTTGGCTGGCTGTTATTGGCCGTGCCATGCCCCCCGAGCATCTTGCTGTATGAATCACATGTGGGGCGCCACGTGGGGAGTATGGCCTCCTCCCATTGGATGAGGCCCGCCATTTTGGTTTCCAAAAGTAGGACGTGGAGTGGGGCTTCCCCCCATCATGAAACGCCTATCCAAATTCTCAACAGGCCTTAATGGGTTTTGGCCTGTCGGGTCTTGAGGTTGATGATGCGCTTCGCCGTGGGCCGAACTTCCACTTAAACTAGAAGCCTGGAATCCATGTGGTTGTGGTGAAGTGTAACTCCCGTGGGGTGGACGTTCAGAGAAACCATTAAACACCCCAAAGTGCGGCATCACGGGTGTTTGAGAGGGAAGGTCAGCAAGGCCTTTTACCTTCCTTTCTTctttcatcatagccaccaaGTCACCCACGGATGCGGACACCGCATTTACGTTGGTTGTGAGCGACCCCATAGAAGCTGCAAGGTGCAGGTTTGAATCTCGAATCTCTGTCATTGCTGAACCAACATATTGAGAAATTTCTTGTGACATCTCGTGGTTGGTCTCCGGCATATAGTTTCGTACACTGCCCATACACTCGTTCAGGTCTTGGGCGCTGAGGAGAGGCTGTTCAAGGCCTCTGCCTAGCTCGTCATGAGTTGGTTGTTGGAGGATTGGGTCCTCCGGAGGATCAGAAGCTGAGACGCCTTTCTGGTTGTCTTTCTTTGCCATGGTCACCCTTTACGATAAgaggtcccaccgggcgtgccaaatgTTTCTCTACAAAAAGTGTTAAAACCAAATTGGCTTGGAATGCGAgggcgtgccaggacaagtCTGTCCGAATTGCTTTTTAAGGCCTTCGTGCCTCAAAACCTGACTTCTGTCGAGTGATTGTGCTTGGCCTAAAGGGTAAAGCCTCGTGATGGTTCGTTGGTTGCCTTGTCAGGCTAAGGACTTGAAATATTTTCTACTCGTTGCTagaacaatggaaagaaagacaatGCAGTAAACACGGATCAAACGAACTCCATTAATCGGTTTAATGAGGTTTGGGTGCAGGGAAAGTGATGAAAAATTAAGCTATTTTTAGAGTGAATACAAGTAATGCTTGATAGGAATGAAAATGTAAATGCTTAAGCTGTGAGCTTTGAGGTCGTGGACCACTGCCAAGGCCTCCAAAACTGAGAATTATAGGAGGcacaggccttgagctgcttcaaaatactccaatgcatggctgccatatGGCCTTCTAGCAGAGGTCTAGGCTTGAGCAGCTTCAAAATGGTCCAATGAAAGGCTACTCTCTGAACAAAACGTGTCTTTCACTCCAAGAGAACGGCAAAGGCCTGAGAAACCTCTATTCTTTCTGCAAAAAGAATTTCTGTTCCTGTAGCAtccaggcctttgagctgcttcaacACTCAAACTATTGCTTGAGTGGATTCCCTCCGGGCCCACCACTGCTGAAGACCAACATTCCTATCATTTCATCGGACCTTGCATCTCTCGTGGGCCCTTAAACCTTCTGAACATGGTTCTTTTCGGAAGAAGAATCGAGAATCAAAAGCTCGGGCAAATCtgggtgagctgcttgtgagcagcttgcttaggtctgtaAGAGTTATGCACTAGTATCTTCATGGGTTGCATGCGTGCCACCTGTTGCGTGCCTTGCATCATTTTAAAAAGCAGGGTCCCACTAGTTCAGACTTTGAGTTGTTTGTGAGTAGCTCCCCCAGACCTGTCTCACcaagaatattctaggcctttgagctgcttgtgagcagcttctaggcctttgagctgcttgtgagcagtttTAAGGCATTTTTCTTACTTATTCAAGGCTTTAAACGGAGCTGCTAAAACGGTGGGTCCTTTTCGTACTTGGACCTGAACTCATAGGTGAATAGTGGGCCTTTGCCCattgtaagccttctgagcttAAGCCTGGTGAGAAAACCAAGGCCTTTACTGATTTGGGTTTGATCTCGAAGGCCTTACCTTATTGTAGTGACATGCTTTTAGGTTGGGCCTGGACGAGATAATTAAGTTGACTGATTTAGGCCTTGGGCCTTTAACTGATTTGGACCTACTGAAGGGCCTCATCTTTTCTAAGAGTTGGGCCAAGCCTGATTTTTATTGAAGTGACATTTCGGCCCAATACCACCGGTAGCCGACTTTCAAATCCTTCCCAAGCCTGAAATTTTCAGCGAGGGCCATCTTTGAACCGACCAATCGGCATTCTGATTTTTCGgtcaaaaatgggtgtaaacaagaattaaaaagatgaaaaagatatAATTGATataagttatatttttaaaaagtaaaaataacatttttagaATAATTATGTTATTTATAAGATGTGAAcataatttttgggaaaaatcgTGTGAGTTGATAAGAAATGATGATTATTGGTGAAAGTTATGGagttattaattattttttaaatacggGTTGTGAAGCCACGAGGCTCCGAACCATCGCTGGAATTTTTTTAAGCACGACAAATACGCCACTACACTAGAGCGAGGTTTTAAGTTAGAAGCGTCCGATTCATTTAAGATATTAACTATAGTTGAATTTATGACCCGAACTGGCCGGTCCCAGTGCAACTAGACCTGGAtaacaggtcgtgtcgggtcgtgttcggatcgtgttcgtgtcgtgtcagccgtgttcgtgtcgtgtcagccgggttcgtgtcacaaatcacccaaccgaacccgacccatttggaattcgtgtttctcgagtcgtgtcattttcgtgtttcatgtcagaaatgctcaatcCTAACCCGTTAACTACATGTACGGTTCGTGTCATGTTATCGTGTccgttgcccaactctatatagaattacagatataccatattatatatatatatatatatatatatatatatatatatatatatatatatatatatatatatatatatatacagttattttcaaataaggaggttcttattttagttaaaataaggacctccccatttctcccattttccgattgaatttcgatgatccgaaccgctcaatgtgtttagaacgtgattttaagggtacccacaagaaatcggcaaaaaaaatgatcgggaagggcttgatttgaacagtttttatttgaaccgtttgataaaaacataacaaaaactgctcggatgaagcccttcccatttttttttttgctaatttctcgcgggtacccttaaaatcacgttctgaatacattgagcggctcagatcatcaaaatttgatcgggaaagggaggtccttattttattaaaataaggtggtccttaggagaaggggactctatatatatatgtatatatgttcatgttaatgggtgacatagattagtaaccgtgttggtcgtgtcaatttcatGTCTCtcgtgttcaacccgaacccgtcccatttagaattcgtgttctcgagtcgtgtcattttcgtgtttcgtgtcagaaatgttcaaccctaacccgctaacttcgtgtctggttcgtgtcgtgttatcatGTTGCCCAGCTCTAAGTGCAACCCATTAAATCTCCCTGTATTGTGTTGCTTTG is a window encoding:
- the LOC131317078 gene encoding uncharacterized protein LOC131317078, whose product is MGRPIYTKPHSDEVDQLLFPKGFRVPEFLTFSGEDAKESTVEHVARFQVQCGEAGTKNKWKLRLFPNSLTATAFTRYINLSPNSIQTWRQMEDAFHQQFYRVEPEVTMADLSSLCQLPDEGVETYLARFKKKKFYEAEFTDLFELSAKAARYERILRQEQDRMADSKGTYYRDPNYEVAMIEPGYEAEVAVAELINKKPYFLKAGRLEKADFASSSGKSRQSSISSWPTSL